The segment TATTTGTAACAATCCCAATAACCCACCCTGCGTACACTGCGGGTCTGTTATCATTCCGTCTCCAAGAGCCACGTTGCCCTTGGAGGACAACCCCTCCATCTCCATTAACGATTGGACCATCTCTTCCAGGAAGAAGCCCATTCTGAACTCACAGGAACTAGACATCTGGGAAAACGAAAAACTTAAAGGACTGACCTTGCCAGAGATGATTTTTGGTAACAACTACATCAGGATCGAAAATTCGAAGCAGAATTGGTCCATAGAATTCAATGCCCTGGATGCTTTAAAGGAGGTTCAACTCCAAGATTCAGGTATCCGTGTTGCGTACTCAAATGACTGGATAAATTCTAAAAGGAAACAGAACTCTACAAACTCCGCTCAACGGTTCACTAACGACGTGAGCGACGATTCCTTAAATATCATACACAAGTACGATTGGACGTATACCACACGGTATAAGGGCACGGAGAACTCACCTGAATCGAAGTTCCGACTCGACAACAACCAAACGCTGCCCCTCGACAAACTGGCCGTACACGATATGATCCTATTCTATGATGACATGATTCTTTTCGAGGACGAATTGGCAGACAATGGTATATCCATACTCAACGTCAAAATAAGAGTCATGAACGAAAGACTGCTGCTGCTAAGCAGGTTCTTTTTAAGAGTGGATGATGTCTTGGTAAGAGTTTATGACACAAGGCTTTAcgtggagtttgatgaaaacaaaGTGATCAGGGAATTCAAGGAATTCGAAGGTAAGTACCAAGATGTGCTTGCTAAACACAGGCTGTCTCAATCTCACGACCCCAAAGCTGCCCTGAGAGATAGTAACTGGGTCGCACAGAACACGccaatgatgaaaaggGAGTGCGAAATAATTCAGTTTTAACCAACGAATACATAACATACATAGAAATACATATGCACACACAAGTTACGGATCATCATACAAAAGTGACCTTAATTATGCTCTTACCCGTTTTTCCaatagtgaaaaattttcatcgCAATGTATgaacgaagaaaaagaaaattgatgaaCTTCTGACGTTTAATTAGTGGCAAAAACACACCCCTCCTCCCACTTCGAAGACCTACAAAGACGCTACTAAGCTAAGAGTACATCGtgtgttcttttttttttttcagaactACTATAATTTGCATCAACACACGTTCACTAATCCAAGATGTCTATTAATATTTGTAGAGACAACCATGATCCATTCTACCGTTACAAAATGCCTCCCATCCAAGCCAAGGTGGAAGGTAGAGGTAACGGTATCAAGACAGCCGTCTTGAATGTTGCTGACATCTCTCATGCGCTAAATAGGCCTGCTCCATACATTGTCAAGTATTTCGGTTTTGAATTAGGTGCTCAAACCTCCATCTCCGTCGACAAAGATCGTTATTTAGTTAATGGTGTGCACGAACCTGCCAAGTTACAAGACGTACTGGATGGTTTCATTAACAAGTTTGTTCTTTGTGGAAGTTGTAAGAACCCAGAAACAGAGATCATCATTACTAAAGATAACGATCTAGTTAGGGACTGTAAGGCATGTGGTAAGAGAACTCCAATGGACTTAAGGCATAAACTATCTTCcttcattttgaaaaacccACCTGACTCTGTTTCTGGTtctaagaaaaagaagaaggctGCTACAGCTTCCGCCAATGTCCGTGGTGGTGGGTTGTCCATTAGTGATATCGCTCAAGGTAAATCTCAAAATGCTCCTTCAGACGGCACCGGTTCATCTACTCCACAACATCAcgatgaggatgaagatgaattaTCTCGTCAAATTAAGGCAGCTGCCTCCACTTTGGAAGATATCGAGGTTAAAGATGACGAATGGGCCGTTGATATGTCTGAAGAAGCCATTAGAGCTCGTGCCAAAGAATTAGAGGTGAACTCCGAACTTAACCAATTAGATGAATACGGCGAATGGATCTTAGCGGAAGCTGGTGAAGATAAGGAAAATCTACCATCTGATGTGGAGCTTTATAAGAAGGCTGTAGAACTAGATATTCTAAATGATCCAAAGATTGGTTGTGTCTTGGCCCAGTGTCTATTTGACGAAGATATTGTAAATGAAATAGCTGAACACAATGCATTTTTCACTAAGGTTTTAGTCACCTCAGAATATGAGAAGAACTTTTTGGGTGgtattgaaagatttttagGCCTAGAGCATAAGGATCTAATTCCACTTTTACCAAAAATCTTAGTTCAACTATACAATAACGATATCATCTCAGAAGAGGAAATTATGAGATTCGGTACCAAGTCATCCAAGAAATTCGTACCTAAGGATGTATCCAAAAAGGTTCGTAGAGCTGCTAAACCATTCATTACGTGGTTGGAAACAGCTGaaagtgatgatgaagacgaCGACGAATAGTTCAGGAGGGTACAAAAGActtatatatgtaaatTATTATATGACATGGCGTAAAATAAGGGTTATGTTTTGTCGCTTTTGAGCTCGTTGATGTATAGATATGTAAATatttataaatatattatttttccaAGTGCGAAGTACTTGGTATTggcaaaaaataaagatctTACTTAAAGGATACTAATTTATTAATTATTatgtaaaaaaatggaagtgTTAATGTGGTTTGGGTCCACGTACACATGTATGCACGACGTGAGACTCTTACAAATTTCCTAAAGCATAAAATGTGCTCCATTATTAATCTTTAACAAAAGTGAAGACTGGAATCTATTGAAAAACAGTAcgaaagaggaagaaaaaaaaaataaggaaaatgaaaaaaaggtcaTAAGTCGTGATATTTACCTAAGAATGTCTAAACTTCTTGGTATTCTTCTGAGgtaaaaagtaaaaaaaattgcttcaaaaacaaaattaaaaagaaaggttGACAGAGGTAACTAATATCCGTATGACCTGTATCGGGACAAATTTGTATCATTTATGCTgttgatattattattactactactattattattactactgttattgttattattattattattattattattattattattattatcattattattattattatcattattgttgCTGTTACTGTTATTATGACTCACAGACCGACTTAGAGAATTCGATTGCATTGAATATACagtgttattgttattactGTTTCCACTTGATTGATGGTTAGTATTTGGCAGGTTGATTATGGGTAAAGATAAATTTGTTCCATTAGCAATTTTAAATGAATCAAATTGTGATTTCAACTCATCGATTCCATTCGAATTActgttttgattttgattttgatttccAGGATACATCATTTGTTGATTGTTAAAATATGAATTTATTTCACTCATTGGGACTGAGTTAAAGTTCAACATTGGTGTTGGGCCTGCGTTGTTCATTTGTATAACGctattctttcttgaatttgaacTTCTCACACTCGACACGGAAACACCTCTTGCGCGCCCAGGAGAATGGAATCCCTGAGGATGTTGTTTACGATGATTCTTAGAAGATTGTTTGGGTGATATCCCTGCTGATGACAACCCAACTTCTTCCAATAATTGACGACTTTGCAAACTAATATTAGAGTTCAAAATCACTTGACGAATCTTTGTTATAACTTCATCTCTAACGTTATTCTCAAGGATTCTTGAGGTTAAGACTTTATAAATAAATGTTGGTCCATATTTACCCTCATCTAATATTTGAGATAAAACAGAATCATTAGAAACTGGACCATCAAAAATTGCATGGACAATTCTGTTTTTGGACaaaagttcttcttcaccacCTCTCAAGTTCATAATCTTCAAGATTGTTAACGATCCTAATTTATGACAACATAATTTGACCAAATTTTTACTTACCAATTTATTGCACAAAATCAAGTTTTTATTAGATAACGTGCAAGTATCTAAAAGCCAAGTAATCAACAAAGTGCCATTATTATCTGTGGCTAAATAAGGAGAGAGTACAATTATCAGCGAAGTGATCGTCAATAATTGACTCTGAGTGATAGTAGAATCTGCTTCGAGACAAGCCCTTACAGCACGAGACCCATATCTGTTTTGTACTATTGTCCAGAAGTGAGACAAAAcgctttcaaaaatgaaactaTTCCAGGGGAAACCGAACTTTAGTATGCCCTGAATAACATAATTTCCAAACTGATCGTTAAAAAGTGGAGTACAATAATCCCCTACACCTGAAGTTACAAAGTGTACTTGCCTTGGCGTTTTTGCCATTTTGATGATCTTCTGA is part of the Saccharomyces mikatae IFO 1815 strain IFO1815 genome assembly, chromosome: 16 genome and harbors:
- the TIF5 gene encoding translation initiation factor eIF5 (similar to Saccharomyces cerevisiae TIF5 (YPR041W); ancestral locus Anc_7.459), which gives rise to MSINICRDNHDPFYRYKMPPIQAKVEGRGNGIKTAVLNVADISHALNRPAPYIVKYFGFELGAQTSISVDKDRYLVNGVHEPAKLQDVLDGFINKFVLCGSCKNPETEIIITKDNDLVRDCKACGKRTPMDLRHKLSSFILKNPPDSVSGSKKKKKAATASANVRGGGLSISDIAQGKSQNAPSDGTGSSTPQHHDEDEDELSRQIKAAASTLEDIEVKDDEWAVDMSEEAIRARAKELEVNSELNQLDEYGEWILAEAGEDKENLPSDVELYKKAVELDILNDPKIGCVLAQCLFDEDIVNEIAEHNAFFTKVLVTSEYEKNFLGGIERFLGLEHKDLIPLLPKILVQLYNNDIISEEEIMRFGTKSSKKFVPKDVSKKVRRAAKPFITWLETAESDDEDDDE
- the TIP41 gene encoding Tip41p (similar to Saccharomyces cerevisiae TIP41 (YPR040W); ancestral locus Anc_7.457) — translated: MPTRKNTPLRSSGINTIQINAAREMHAQTVRARRMPIPTTGITTLSVQSTAAPTSGAIAVPAMPPRHICNNPNNPPCVHCGSVIIPSPRATLPLEDNPSISINDWTISSRKKPILNSQELDIWENEKLKGLTLPEMIFGNNYIRIENSKQNWSIEFNALDALKEVQLQDSGIRVAYSNDWINSKRKQNSTNSAQRFTNDVSDDSLNIIHKYDWTYTTRYKGTENSPESKFRLDNNQTLPLDKLAVHDMILFYDDMILFEDELADNGISILNVKIRVMNERLLLLSRFFLRVDDVLVRVYDTRLYVEFDENKVIREFKEFEGKYQDVLAKHRLSQSHDPKAALRDSNWVAQNTPMMKRECEIIQF